One window from the genome of Vidua chalybeata isolate OUT-0048 chromosome 3, bVidCha1 merged haplotype, whole genome shotgun sequence encodes:
- the IL22RA2 gene encoding interleukin-22 receptor subunit alpha-2 yields MRRTCPRGREVLFSHGAALLSMRRIMLSFLCLLMHLLQHETASLLVLENQDLQDSIKPQKVEFHSLNFNTTLHWQPGWAREARDALYFVQYKVYGQSTWQNKDECWGISSHVCDLTHETSDIQEPYYSRVRAALAGVYSNWSLSCRFTPWRETMIGPPMVTVVHSNKSITVKLQAPHSPYRRKRGSKIPMTNYYDLLFQVFIINNLLDEQHRVLVYEGKDKVIKIEDLRPGVSYCIVAKMYVPMLDHSSAYSSRQCTVLQ; encoded by the exons ATGAGAAG GACATGCCCAAGAGGAAGAGAGGTGCTTTTCAGTCATGGAGCTGCTCTCCTAAGCATGAGGAGGATcatgctttccttcctctgcttaCTGATGCATCTGCTTCAGCATGAGACAGCTT CGCTTTTAGTTTTGGAAAACCAAGACCTGCAAGATTCGATTAAGCCACAGAAGGTAGAGTTCCATTCGTTAAATTTCAACACCACTTTGCATTGGCAGCCTGGGTGGGCCAGAGAGGCGAGAGATGCGCTCTACTTTGTGCAGTACAAAGT GTATGGGCAGAGCACGTGGCAAAACAAAGACGAATGCTGGGGGATTTCAAGCCATGTCTGTGACCTAACACATGAGACCTCTGATATCCAGGAGCCTTACTACAGCAGagtgagagcagccctggctggtgtCTACTCCAACTGGAGCCTCAGCTGCAGATTCACTCCTTGGAGAGAAA ctATGATAGGACCTCCAATGGTAACTGTGGTTCATAGCAACAAATCCATAACAGTAAAGCTCCAGGCTCCACATTCTCCTTATAGAAGGAAGAGAGGCAGCAAAATACCAATGACAAATTATTATGATCTGCTGTTTCAAGTCTTCATAATTAACAACTTGCTAGATGAG CAACACAGGGTCCTGGTGTATGAAGGGAAAGACAAGGTTATTAAAATAGAAGATTTGAGGCCTGGAGTCAGCTACTGCATCGTGGCTAAAATGTACGTGCCAATGCTGGACCACAGCAGTGCCTACAGCAGCAGGCAATGTACCGtgctgcagtga